Proteins encoded in a region of the Antedon mediterranea chromosome 2, ecAntMedi1.1, whole genome shotgun sequence genome:
- the LOC140040894 gene encoding acetylcholinesterase-like: MADRGMFVLYCLIIVCVSRCIADTPQPVVESKFGKVFGKYVTLDVNDEYFPESKTVDVYQSIPYAEAPVGSLRFKPPVAKKWDKDALFYATGPQTACVQEKDQFLPVLEEQSEDCLHLDVYTPNPKPENAPVMVFIHGGGFAFGIGTSRNMSQVPMVALGNVVAVNINYRLNVFGFLSTGDDVVPGNMGLKDQTLALKWVRDNIAEFGGDPDMVTIYGESAGSISVANHVVSPMSKGLFHRAIMQSGTVMESLKSESKTVQRSRAFALGRTLGCDQSDTNELVQCLQAVDSQTLVANCSLNTAIENGENPYTLKFVPNTDGEFLSDYPNKLYDDRNAINDVDIMLGTLSDEGSIFVKLSIVGEVVINRTFYDNSFGRLQSTECMTELERYLLKFVYLSDEQIANPDSDHYYSLSQLVGDVMFVCPTEKTARQLVTVGKENVYLYKMTHLPSRSFWSMSGMEDLGTAHCEDLPFVFGMHYNEENYLFYKKLPAEEVRLTNAMMTYWSNFAKTGDPNNSGGDSNLVLAYPKWPKFTLAEHSYKDISTTMQNSNVLNFKQCTFINDILPEMRKIQEKPEMFEKEERHEKSKYTCESGSCDEEKP; this comes from the exons ATGGCGGATAGAGGCATGTTTGTATTATATTGTCTCATTATTGTCTGTGTGTCCCGGTGTATAGCAGACACGCCTCAGCCAGTAGTTGAATCTAAATTTGGTAAAGTGTTTGGTAAATATGTTACTCTCGACGTGAACGACGAATATTTCCCGGAATCGAAAACTGTAGATGTATACCAAAGTATCCCTTACGCCGAAGCACCGGTTGGTTCACTTCGCTTCAAGCCTCCGGTTGCAAAAAAATGGGATAAGGATGCCTTATTCTATGCTACTGGTCCACAGACGGCTTGTGTTCAAGAGAAAGATCAATTCTTACCAGTTTTGGAAGAACAGAGCGAAGATTGTCTTCATCTAGATGTGTATACACCAAACCCCAAG CCGGAAAATGCTCCTGTGATGGTCTTCATACATGGTGGTGGATTTGCATTTGGCATCGGGACTTCAAGAAACATGTCACAAGTACCGATGGTAGCTCTCGGGAACGTCGTCGCCGTCAACATCAATTACCGCCTAAACGTCTTTGGCTTTTTATCCACAG GCGACGATGTGGTGCCCGGAAACATGGGATTGAAGGATCAAACACTAGCCCTCAAATGGGTTCGTGATAATATAGCAG AATTCGGAGGTGACCCAGATATGGTTACGATATATGGTGAAAGTGCTGGTTCAATTTCAGTAGCAAACCATGTTGTATCGCCTATGAGTAAAGGCTTATTTCATCGTGCCATAATGCAG AGTGGAACGGTTATGGAAAGTTTAAAATCAGAATCGAAGACAGTACAGAGATCAAGAGCTTTTGCGCTTGGCAGAACGTTAGGATGTGACCAGTCGGATACTAATGAACTCGTGCAGTGTCTTCAGGCCGTTGATAGTCAAACACTTGTAGCAAATTGTTCACTAAAT aCGGCAATTGAAAATGGAGAGAATCCTTATACACTTAAATTTGTCCCTAATACTGATGGAGAATTTCTGTCAGATTATCCAAATAAGCTTTATGATGACCGAAACGCAATAAATGACGTTGACATCATGTTGGGAACTCTTTCCGATGAAGGATCCATTTTCGTAAAACTATCTATTGTAGGAGAAGTAGTAATCAATCGCACTTTTTATGACAATTCTTTCGGTAGACTGCAGTCGACGGAATGTATGACAGAGTTAGAAAGAtatcttttgaaatttgtgTATCTTTCCGATGAACAGATAGCTAATCCAGATTCAGACCATTACTATAGTCTTAGTCAACTGGTAGGTGACGTAATGTTTGTCTGCCCAACGGAAAAGACCGCGCGACAATTGGTCACAGTGGGAAAGGAGAATGTCTATCTTTACAAAATGACCCATTTACCTTCACGTTCCTTCTGGTCGATGTCAGGAATGGAAGATCTAGGTACTGCACATTGTGAAGATTTACCGTTTGTATTCGGTATGCATTACAATGAAGAAaactatttgttttataaaaaattacCTGCTGAAGAAGTCCGCCTTACTAATGCAATGATGACGTATTGGTCGAATTTTGCCAAAACAGG tgaTCCTAATAACTCTGGTGGTGACAGTAACTTAGTTTTGGCTTATCCAAAGTGGCCAAAATTTACACTTGCTGAGCATAGTTACAAGGATATTTCAACAACCATGCAAAACAGTAATGTATTGAACTTCAAACAGTGTAcatttattaatgatattttgcCAGAGATGAGAAAAATACAAG AAAAACCGGAGATGTTTGAGAAAGAAGAAAGGCACGAGAAGTCTAAATATACTTGCGAATCGGGCTCTTGTGATGAAGAAAAGCCATGA
- the LOC140039868 gene encoding acetylcholinesterase-like, protein MADRSKRVLYCLLLVCVSRCIADNKPQPVVEAKFGKVFGKSVTLDVNDDYFPEAKTVDVYQSIPYAEAPVGSLRFKPPVAKTWDKDALFNATGPQTACVQDFTPLLPILEEQSEDCLHLDVYTPNPKPENVPVMVFIHGGGFVMGIRTTSNMSQVPMVALGNVVAVNINYRLNVFGFFFTGDDVVSGNMGLKDQTLALQWIHDNIAEFGGNPDMVTIYGESAGSISVTNHVVSPMSKGLFHRAIMQSGTVVQSLQMGPDSKPIERSRAFAFGRTLGCDQTNTNELVECLQAIDSQTLLANYSVNTAVENEEDPLTLTFVPNSDGEFLPDDPNKLYDDPNAINDVDIMLGTLSDEGTFMVKMVMVGEVVTNRTFYDDYVTGMSAMIFQAESELEKDLLKYVYLSDELLANRDSDHYYSLSQMVGDFIFVCPTEKTANQLVRAGKENVYLYKMTHVPSRSIWGLSGINDVGAAHGEDMSFVFGMHYNEGNGWLYGKLPAEEVRLTNAMMTYWSNFAKTGDPNNSGGGSNLVLAYPKWPKFTLAEHNYKDISTTMQNSNVLNFKRCTFINDIIPKAREVQDTLKRFEKEEHEKIYSCQSGSCEEKKP, encoded by the exons ATGGCGGATAGAAGTAAACGTGTGTTGTATTGTCTGCTTCTTGTCTGCGTGTCCCGATGTATAGCAGACAATAAGCCCCAGCCGGTAGTTGAAGCTAAATTTGGTAAAGTGTTTGGTAAATCAGTTACCCTCGATGTCAACGACGATTATTTCCCGGAAGCGAAAACTGTAGATGTATACCAAAGTATCCCTTACGCCGAAGCACCGGTTGGTTCACTTCGCTTCAAGCCTCCGGTAGCAAAAACGTGGGATAAGGATGCATTGTTTAATGCTACTGGTCCACAGACGGCTTGTGTTCAAGACTTCACTCCACTTCTACCAATTCTGGAAGAACAGAGCGAAGATTGCCTTCATTTAGATGTGTATACACCAAACCCCAAG CCGGAAAATGTTCCTGTGATGGTGTTCATACACGGTGGAGGGTTCGTAATGGGCATCAGAACAACCAGCAACATGTCTCAAGTACCGATGGTAGCTCTCGGGAACGTCGTCGCTGTCAACATCAATTACCGCCTAAACGTCTTTGGCTTTTTCTTCACAG GTGACGATGTTGTGTCCGGAAACATGGGGTTGAAAGACCAAACATTAGCCCTCCAATGGATTCATGACAATATAGCTG AATTCGGAGGTAACCCAGATATGGTTACGATCTATGGTGAAAGTGCTGGTTCAATTTCAGTAACAAACCATGTCGTATCGCCTATGAGTAAAGGATTATTTCATCGTGCTATTATGCAG AGTGGAACGGTTGTGCAAAGTTTACAAATGGGACCAGATTCAAAGCCGATAGAAAGATCAAGAGCTTTTGCATTTGGTCGAACTTTGGGATGTGACCAGACAAACACCAACGAACTCGTGGAATGTCTTCAAGCCATAGATAGTCAAACTCTTTTAGCGAATTATTCTGTAAAT ACAGCTGTAGAGAATGAAGAGGATCCTTTAACGCTTACATTTGTTCCGAACTCTGATGGAGAATTTCTGCCAGATGATCCGAATAAGCTTTATGATGACCCGAACGCAATAAATGACGTTGACATCATGTTGGGAACTCTTTCCGATGAGGGAACATTTATGGTAAAAATGGTAATGGTTGGAGAAGTAGTAACCAATCGTACATTTTATGACGACTATGTAACTGGAATGAGTGCCATGATATTTCAGGCTGAGTCAGAGTTGGAAAAAGATCTTTTAAAGTATGTGTATCTTTCTGATGAACTACTAGCTAATCGAGATTCAGATCATTACTATAGTCTTAGTCAAATGGTAGGTGACTTCATATTTGTCTGTCCAACAGAAAAGACCGCGAACCAGTTGGTTAGAGCGGGAAAAGAGAATGTCTATCTTTACAAAATGACACATGTGCCTTCTCGATCAATCTGGGGATTGTCTGGTATAAACGATGTTGGAGCTGCACATGGCGAGGACATGTCGTTTGTATTTGGTATGCATTACAATGAAGGAAACGGTTGGTTATACGGAAAATTACCTGCTGAAGAAGTCCGCCTTACTAATGCAATGATGACTTACTGGTCAAATTTTGCCAAGACAGG AGACCCTAATAACTCTGGTGGTGGGAGTAACTTAGTTTTGGCTTATCCAAAGTGGCCAAAATTTACACTTGCTGAGCATAATTACAAAGATATTTCAACAACCATGCAAAACAGTAATGTATTGAACTTCAAGCGGTGTAcatttattaatgatattataCCAAAGGCGAGGGAAGTGCAAG ATACATTGAAGAGGTTTGAGAAAGAAGAACATGAGAAAATATACTCTTGTCAATCTGGCTCTTGTGAAGAGAAAAAGCCATAA
- the LOC140039869 gene encoding acetylcholinesterase-like, with product MAGRSTTLLCLLIVCTSGCVANKENLQPVIEAKFGKVFGKSVTLDVNDDYFPEVKTVDVYQSIPYAESPVGSLRFKPPVAKTWDKDALFNATGPQNSCVQEIFPALPILEEQSEDCLHLDIYTPHPKPVKAAVMVFIHGGGFSFGIGTTSNMSQVPMVALGNVVAVNINYRLSVFGFLSTGDDVVSGNMGLKDQTLALQWIRNNIAEFGGDPDRVTIYGESAGSISVADHVVSPMSKGLFHRAIMQSGTVVESLKSESKRVQRSRAFAFGRTLGCDQSDTNELVQCLQAIDSQTLVANCSVNTAVENGENPYSFMFLPNADGEFLPDDPNKLYDDPNAINDVDIMLGTLSDEGSVFVKQSMVGEVVTNRTFYDEYVTGMSAMIFQAEFELEKDLLKFVYLSDEQLANPDSDHYYSLSQMAGDVMFVCPTEKTVRLLVTAGKENVYLYKMTHEPSRSFWGMSGINDAGATHGEDLVFVFGMHYNEGNGWFYGNLLAEEIRLTNAMMTYWSNFAKTGDPNNSDDDSNLVLAYPKWPKFTLAEHSYKDISTNMQNSNVLNLKMCTFINDILPKARKVQDKLKTFEKEEHEKTKYSCTSGSCEEKRP from the exons ATGGCGGGTAGAAGCACAACACTACTATGTCTACTTATCGTCTGCACGTCGGGGTGTGTAGCAAACAAGGAAAACCTCCAGCCTGTAATTGAAGCTAAATTTGGTAAAGTGTTTGGTAAATCCGTTACTCTCGACGTGAACGACGATTATTTCCCAGAAGTGAAAACTGTAGATGTATACCAAAGTATCCCTTACGCCGAATCACCGGTTGGTTCACTTCGCTTCAAGCCTCCGGTAGCAAAAACGTGGGATAAGGATGCCTTGTTTAATGCTACTGGTCCACAGAATTCATGTGTTCAAGAAATATTTCCAGCTTTACCAATTTTGGAAGAACAGAGCGAAGACTGTCTTCATCTTGATATATATACACCACACCCCAAG CCGGTAAAGGCTGCTGTGATGGTCTTCATTCATGGTGGTGGGTTTTCATTCGGCATCGGAACAACCAGCAACATGTCACAAGTACCGATGGTTGCTCTCGGGAACGTCGTCGCCGTCAACATCAACTATCGTCTGAGTGTCTTTGGCTTTTTATCCACAG GTGACGATGTAGTGTCGGGGAACATGGGGTTGAAGGATCAAACACTAGCCCTCCAATGGATTCGTAACAATATAGCCG aattcgGAGGTGACCCAGATAGAGTTACGATCTATGGTGAAAGTGCTGGTTCAATTTCAGTAGCAGACCATGTAGTATCGCCTATGAGTAAAGGATTATTTCATCGTGCCATTATGCAG AGTGGAACGGTTGTGGAAAGTTTAAAATCAGAATCGAAGAGAGTACAGAGATCAAGAGCGTTTGCGTTTGGCAGAACGTTAGGATGTGACCAGTCAGATACTAATGAACTCGTACAATGTCTTCAGGCTATTGATAGTCAAACACTTGTAGCAAATTGTTCAGTAAAT ACGGCGGTAGAAAATGGAGAGAATCCTTATTCGTTTATGTTTCTTCCTAACGCTGATGGAGAATTTCTGCCAGATGATCCGAATAAACTTTATGATGACCCGAACGCAATAAATGACGTTGACATCATGTTGGGAACTCTTTCTGATGAAGGATCTGTTTTCGTAAAACAGAGTATGGTAGGAGAGGTAGTAACCAATCGTACATTCTATGACGAGTATGTAACTGGAATGAGTGCCATGATATTTCAGGCTGAGTTTGAGTTGGAAAAAGATCTTTTGAAGTTTGTGTATCTTTCTGATGAACAACTAGCTAATCCAGATTCAGATCATTACTATAGTCTTAGTCAAATGGCGGGTGACGTAATGTTCGTCTGTCCAACAGAAAAGACCGTGAGACTATTGGTCACAGCTGGAAAAGAGAATGTATATCTTTACAAAATGACACACGAACCTTCTCGATCATTCTGGGGAATGTCTGGTATAAATGATGCTGGAGCTACACATGGTGAGGACTTGGTGTTTGTGTTCGGTATGCATTACAATGAAGGAAACGGTTGGTTTTACGGAAATTTACTTGCTGAAGAAATTCGCCTTACTAATGCAATGATGACTTACTGGTCAAATTTTGCCAAGACAGG aGACCCTAATAACTCTGATGATGATAGTAACTTGGTTTTGGCTTATccaaaatggccaaaatttacACTTGCTGAGCATAGTTACAAGGATATTTCAACAAACATGCAAAACAGTAATGTATTGAATCTCAAGATGTGTACATTTATTAATGATATTCTACCAAAGGCAAGGAAAGTGCAAG ATAAACTGAAGACATTTGAGAAAGAAGAACACGAGAAGACAAAATATTCGTGTACATCTGGCTCCTGTGAAGAGAAAAGGCCATAA